One stretch of Pseudomonas azotoformans DNA includes these proteins:
- a CDS encoding APC family permease, whose product MSVSIPVNSSTELKRGALGVGFIIFFVISAASPLSVIAGGFPIGIMLGNGAGTPALLILALLVLLAFSVGYTTMSRHLTNAGGFYAFTARGLGGLAGGAAGVLAMFAYNILQVGLYGMFGGVVSGTMEATFGLVLPWWAYSLMAMASIAILGYRKIDLSARVLSVVVIAEYLAILILDFAILKSGGDSGINLDSFDRSHVFSGTPSIGLLFCFAAFIGFEATTIYGEEAKDPHRSIPIATYCSVLLIGGFYALSVWSMVVGVGSDKIVPMLQALQDPTTFIYGMSDHFVGPHLTQVIRVLFMVSIYAGLLAFHNAAARYFYAIGRDGLLHSVLGTTHRVHQSPHMGSALQSLIAAVVVLIFAAMDADPILQLFAWLSNLATLCVILLMALTSVAVCVYFHRHPELKVGLLRGRILPGFSCLALVLVLVLAVVHFDVLTGASQLLSYSLCAIIPAALIIGIVLAMRLRTRSPQRFLALGSHKL is encoded by the coding sequence ATGAGTGTATCTATCCCGGTCAACAGCTCCACGGAGCTCAAGCGTGGCGCCCTGGGTGTGGGCTTCATCATCTTCTTCGTAATATCCGCGGCAAGTCCGTTAAGCGTGATCGCCGGCGGCTTCCCGATCGGCATCATGCTGGGCAACGGCGCGGGCACCCCGGCGCTGCTGATCCTTGCCTTGCTGGTGCTGCTGGCGTTCTCGGTGGGCTATACCACCATGTCCCGACACCTCACCAATGCCGGCGGGTTCTACGCGTTCACCGCCCGTGGGCTGGGTGGTCTGGCCGGCGGTGCTGCCGGGGTGCTGGCGATGTTTGCGTACAACATCCTGCAGGTCGGCTTGTATGGCATGTTCGGCGGGGTCGTCAGTGGCACCATGGAAGCCACGTTCGGCCTGGTGTTGCCCTGGTGGGCCTACTCGCTGATGGCGATGGCGAGCATTGCAATCCTGGGTTATCGCAAGATCGACCTGTCGGCGCGGGTGCTGTCGGTGGTGGTGATCGCCGAGTACCTGGCGATCCTGATCCTGGACTTCGCCATCCTCAAGTCCGGCGGTGACAGTGGCATCAACCTGGATTCGTTCGACCGCAGCCATGTGTTCAGCGGCACCCCGTCAATCGGCTTGCTGTTTTGCTTCGCCGCCTTTATCGGTTTTGAAGCAACGACGATCTACGGCGAAGAGGCCAAGGATCCGCATCGCAGTATCCCGATTGCCACCTACTGTTCGGTGTTGCTGATCGGTGGTTTCTACGCGTTGTCGGTATGGTCGATGGTGGTGGGGGTAGGGTCGGACAAAATCGTGCCGATGCTGCAGGCCTTGCAGGACCCGACCACGTTTATCTACGGCATGTCCGACCATTTTGTCGGCCCGCACCTGACCCAGGTCATCCGCGTGCTGTTCATGGTCAGTATCTATGCCGGGCTGCTCGCCTTTCACAACGCCGCCGCGCGTTACTTCTATGCCATCGGGCGCGACGGCTTGTTGCACAGCGTGTTGGGCACCACCCATCGCGTGCACCAGAGCCCGCATATGGGCTCGGCGTTGCAGAGCTTGATTGCGGCGGTGGTGGTGCTGATTTTCGCGGCGATGGACGCCGACCCGATCCTGCAACTGTTTGCCTGGCTGTCCAACCTCGCCACCCTGTGCGTGATTTTACTGATGGCGCTGACCTCGGTGGCGGTATGTGTGTACTTCCATCGCCATCCCGAGCTTAAGGTCGGGCTGCTGCGCGGACGCATCCTGCCCGGGTTCTCATGCCTGGCGCTGGTGCTCGTGCTGGTGCTGGCCGTGGTGCATTTCGACGTACTCACTGGCGCGAGCCAACTGCTGTCCTACAGCCTCTGCGCGATTATTCCTGCGGCGCTGATTATCGGCATTGTGCTCGCAATGCGACTGCGAACGCGCTCGCCGCAACGGTTCCTCGCCTTGGGCAGCCACAAGCTTTAA
- a CDS encoding IclR family transcriptional regulator, with protein sequence MNSLRRLLAVFDLFRPDQPVIDVDIICRELGYTPATAYRYLRELGDAGLLKRLPRGYALGPRIVTLEQLMTHYDPLLACSQDLVEQLVADTGLDALVSEWHGDSVVNVLVQRGTDAGPVGGGRGQPISLFHSATSRVVLAHLLPRQIRRVYDAHAPVADSPQHGLEWKTFTKSLLAIRKQGYCVSDGELHPGRSGVAAPIFDDKRRVIGSMTLVGRSERFHAFQQSYLRYLVTGAASELTSRIALR encoded by the coding sequence ATGAACAGCCTGCGCCGCCTGCTGGCGGTCTTCGATTTGTTTCGCCCGGACCAGCCCGTCATTGACGTCGACATCATTTGCCGGGAACTCGGTTATACACCGGCCACTGCCTACCGTTACCTGCGAGAGCTGGGGGATGCGGGTTTATTGAAGCGGTTGCCCCGGGGTTATGCGCTGGGCCCGCGCATTGTCACGCTGGAGCAATTGATGACTCACTATGATCCGCTGCTGGCGTGCAGTCAGGACTTGGTCGAACAGTTGGTCGCCGACACAGGCCTGGATGCGTTGGTCAGTGAGTGGCATGGCGACTCAGTGGTCAATGTACTGGTCCAGCGTGGCACCGATGCCGGACCAGTGGGCGGCGGCAGGGGGCAGCCGATCAGCCTTTTCCACAGTGCGACGTCCCGGGTGGTATTGGCTCACTTGCTGCCACGCCAGATCCGACGCGTGTATGACGCTCACGCTCCGGTCGCTGACAGCCCGCAACACGGGCTGGAATGGAAGACCTTCACCAAGAGCCTGCTTGCCATTCGCAAGCAAGGCTACTGCGTCAGCGACGGTGAACTGCACCCGGGACGCAGTGGTGTCGCCGCGCCGATTTTCGACGACAAGCGGCGTGTCATCGGCAGCATGACCCTGGTGGGGCGCAGTGAACGCTTCCATGCGTTCCAGCAGAGCTACCTGCGTTACCTGGTGACCGGCGCGGCGTCGGAGTTGACCAGCCGCATCGCCTTGCGCTGA
- a CDS encoding MFS transporter, with product MTSPRRWLILAIISSALLLIVIDMTVLYTALPTLTRELNASASQKLWIVNIYALIAAGLLLGMGTLGDRLGHKRLFIGGLGVFGLFSLIAAFSPTAGVLIGARGFLAVGAAMMMPATLAIVRVTFIDPREQAMAFGIWASVASGGAAFGPVVGGLLLEHFWWGSVFLINVPIVLVALVVGARLIPNHPGDISKRWDWLGSLQVMIGLISVAYAAKELGKRAASLEGMLVAMALGTLFLTLFIRRQRRATQPMLDLELFKAPGFRNAVISAVVSAAALIGMELVFSQRLQLVLGLSPLEAALFILPLPLGSFISGPLAGYYLPRLGNQRMLFWTLLLSSAAMLSYLLLYNAAAPAQIISLALLGFTIGAALTASSSSIMLSVPADQAGMAASIEEVSFELGGAVGVTLAGSLLSAIYANAAGVMIPAWLTRNPATFESLDDALVVAETLSPEGRAMLSAAARSAFDAGFVAVLAASAALLLIAALLVKRSKPPVQAAP from the coding sequence ATGACCTCTCCTCGACGCTGGCTGATCCTCGCGATTATTTCCAGCGCATTGCTGCTCATCGTCATCGATATGACGGTACTCTACACCGCCCTGCCCACGCTGACCCGCGAGCTGAACGCTTCGGCTTCGCAGAAGCTGTGGATCGTCAACATTTATGCGCTGATCGCCGCCGGCCTGCTGTTGGGCATGGGTACGCTCGGTGATCGCCTGGGGCACAAACGCCTGTTCATCGGCGGGCTCGGCGTGTTTGGCCTGTTCTCGCTGATCGCGGCGTTTTCGCCCACCGCCGGCGTACTGATTGGCGCGCGTGGGTTTCTGGCGGTCGGCGCGGCGATGATGATGCCCGCCACGCTGGCGATCGTGCGCGTGACGTTCATCGACCCACGCGAACAGGCCATGGCATTTGGTATCTGGGCCTCGGTTGCGTCAGGGGGCGCTGCGTTCGGCCCGGTGGTGGGCGGCCTGTTGCTGGAGCATTTCTGGTGGGGTTCGGTATTTCTGATCAATGTGCCGATTGTGCTGGTGGCGCTGGTGGTGGGCGCGCGGTTGATCCCCAATCATCCGGGGGATATCAGCAAACGCTGGGACTGGCTGGGGTCGCTCCAGGTGATGATCGGGTTGATCAGCGTGGCGTATGCCGCCAAGGAACTCGGCAAGCGGGCAGCGTCGTTGGAGGGCATGCTGGTGGCAATGGCCTTGGGCACGCTGTTTCTGACGCTGTTCATTCGCCGCCAGCGCCGAGCCACCCAACCGATGCTTGACCTCGAGCTGTTCAAGGCGCCGGGGTTCAGAAACGCGGTTATTTCAGCGGTGGTATCAGCCGCGGCGTTGATCGGCATGGAACTGGTGTTCAGCCAGCGCCTGCAACTGGTGCTGGGCTTGTCGCCGCTGGAGGCGGCATTGTTCATCCTGCCGCTGCCCCTGGGCTCGTTCATCTCCGGGCCGCTTGCCGGGTATTACCTGCCTCGCCTCGGCAACCAACGCATGCTGTTCTGGACATTGCTGTTGTCGTCAGCGGCGATGCTGTCCTACCTGTTGCTCTACAACGCTGCGGCACCTGCGCAAATCATCAGCCTCGCGCTGCTGGGCTTTACGATTGGCGCGGCGCTGACCGCTTCATCCAGTAGCATCATGCTCAGCGTGCCTGCAGACCAGGCGGGCATGGCGGCGTCCATCGAAGAAGTGTCCTTTGAGCTGGGCGGCGCGGTGGGCGTGACGCTCGCCGGCAGCCTGCTGTCAGCGATCTATGCCAATGCGGCGGGCGTGATGATCCCAGCGTGGCTGACCCGCAACCCGGCGACATTCGAGAGTCTTGACGATGCGCTGGTGGTCGCTGAAACCTTGTCGCCCGAAGGCCGCGCGATGTTGAGCGCGGCCGCCCGTTCGGCGTTTGACGCAGGCTTTGTCGCGGTGCTGGCGGCGTCCGCGGCACTGCTGTTGATTGCAGCGCTGCTGGTCAAGCGGAGCAAGCCACCGGTGCAGGCCGCGCCTTAA
- a CDS encoding helix-turn-helix domain-containing protein, translated as MKNQTISHSQDIHVHAATVQQWSQDYSQLTAGSAECSLMQLTTAGCHVFREQINQRVVQHGVSPRGKMCFAVPINVPGPIRMQGREVDDSSLFFLHGGEEFMFHMPLGMELLSITFERELFEQALAQTASAKELNLLLRQPVIRVSATRFAQARRRLLTLFSQALVQEELDSTRDLQREQALEQAMLGELLQLMTDPACDKQQRSTSSTRSFIVEKCHRLATEQMLNVPSVIELCQRLQVSRRTVQNSFRSVTETTPLNYLRSVRLNGVRRTLMSTPASHLTIGDAAAQWGFFHLSHFAAEYHELFAELPSHTARAAITRCASA; from the coding sequence ATGAAAAACCAGACCATCAGCCATTCCCAGGACATTCACGTTCACGCCGCCACTGTTCAGCAGTGGAGCCAGGACTACAGCCAATTGACGGCTGGGTCCGCCGAATGCTCACTCATGCAGTTGACGACCGCCGGTTGCCACGTATTCCGTGAGCAGATCAACCAGCGTGTCGTGCAACACGGCGTCTCTCCCCGAGGCAAGATGTGTTTTGCGGTGCCGATCAATGTTCCCGGTCCGATTCGCATGCAGGGGCGGGAGGTGGACGACAGCAGCCTGTTCTTTCTCCATGGCGGCGAGGAGTTCATGTTTCATATGCCGCTGGGCATGGAGCTGTTGTCCATCACCTTCGAGCGTGAACTGTTCGAACAGGCCTTGGCGCAAACCGCTTCGGCGAAGGAGCTCAACCTGTTATTGCGCCAACCGGTGATCCGGGTTTCGGCCACACGGTTCGCCCAGGCGCGTCGTCGTTTGCTGACGCTGTTCTCTCAGGCCCTGGTGCAGGAAGAGCTGGACAGCACGCGCGATTTGCAACGCGAGCAGGCGCTGGAACAGGCCATGCTGGGTGAGCTGCTGCAACTGATGACTGACCCGGCCTGTGACAAGCAACAGCGCTCCACCAGTTCCACGCGCAGTTTTATTGTGGAGAAATGCCATCGCCTGGCGACCGAGCAGATGCTGAATGTGCCGAGCGTCATCGAGTTGTGCCAGCGTCTACAGGTGAGTCGGCGCACGGTGCAGAACAGTTTCCGTTCGGTGACTGAGACGACCCCCCTCAACTACTTGCGCTCGGTCAGGCTCAACGGTGTGCGTCGCACCCTGATGTCCACTCCCGCGTCCCACCTCACCATTGGCGATGCCGCCGCTCAATGGGGCTTCTTTCACCTCAGCCATTTTGCCGCCGAGTACCATGAGCTGTTTGCGGAATTGCCCTCCCATACTGCCCGTGCCGCCATTACGCGTTGTGCTTCTGCCTGA
- a CDS encoding aspartate aminotransferase family protein — protein sequence MSEAKLESLHFADAPRIISETIPGPRTLEALALSARTESMARGGGRMPVAMDRALGATFKDPDGNTYIDLSAGVGVSSVGRCHPKVVQAIREQSEVLMHALEINSTRRTELAAKLSEIAPDGLRGDCITFFTQSGSDALEAAIKFAKRITGRHQIIAFHGGYHGVWNASGSLTTGTAYRKGYGAQMGGVIHAPYPYAYRFPFDTTHKSAEQIAGEYIDYLLNTPYTAADDVAAVIVEPVQGEGGYVPPSPEFLQLLRKACDRSGTLLIVDEVQSGAGRTGKMWAVEHSGVKPDMLTFGKGIGSDLPMAGLIMRSDLAAQIPDGSMPNTFAANSLSAAVALTNISILQDPELDLLNRAHTLGLEAQAHIRGFNSPLVGEVRGRGLMIGIELIEDPLTKAPLAGEKIGQLMGYLLNHGVLMIPCGRYSNVMRVMPSLTISRELFFKALDIFGDALAALKA from the coding sequence ATGAGTGAAGCCAAACTAGAATCCCTGCATTTTGCGGATGCCCCACGGATCATCTCCGAGACCATTCCTGGGCCCAGGACCCTCGAAGCTCTGGCGCTGTCAGCGCGCACCGAGTCAATGGCACGCGGTGGCGGACGTATGCCGGTGGCCATGGACCGCGCACTGGGCGCGACCTTCAAGGACCCGGACGGCAATACCTATATCGACCTGTCCGCCGGGGTGGGCGTCAGCAGCGTGGGCCGCTGCCATCCGAAGGTGGTGCAGGCCATTCGCGAGCAGTCGGAAGTGCTGATGCATGCCCTCGAGATCAACAGCACCCGACGCACCGAGCTGGCCGCCAAGCTCTCCGAGATCGCGCCCGACGGCTTGCGTGGCGACTGCATCACTTTCTTCACCCAGAGCGGCAGCGACGCGCTGGAAGCCGCGATCAAGTTCGCCAAGCGCATCACCGGACGCCACCAGATCATCGCCTTCCATGGCGGCTACCACGGTGTCTGGAACGCATCGGGCTCCCTGACCACGGGCACCGCCTACCGCAAAGGCTACGGTGCCCAGATGGGCGGCGTGATCCACGCCCCCTACCCTTACGCCTACCGGTTCCCCTTCGACACCACCCACAAAAGCGCCGAGCAGATCGCCGGCGAGTACATCGACTACCTGCTGAACACCCCCTACACCGCCGCCGATGACGTGGCCGCCGTGATCGTCGAGCCGGTGCAGGGCGAAGGCGGCTACGTGCCGCCCTCACCCGAATTCCTGCAACTGTTGCGCAAGGCCTGCGACCGCAGCGGTACGTTGCTGATCGTCGATGAGGTGCAATCCGGCGCGGGGCGTACCGGCAAGATGTGGGCGGTCGAACATTCAGGCGTGAAACCGGACATGCTCACCTTCGGCAAGGGCATCGGCAGCGACCTGCCCATGGCCGGCCTGATCATGCGCTCGGACCTGGCGGCGCAGATTCCCGACGGCTCCATGCCCAACACCTTCGCGGCAAACTCTTTGTCGGCGGCGGTGGCACTGACCAACATCAGCATCCTCCAGGACCCGGAACTCGACCTGCTCAACCGCGCCCACACATTGGGGCTGGAGGCACAGGCGCATATTCGTGGTTTCAACAGCCCGTTGGTGGGCGAAGTGCGCGGGCGCGGCCTGATGATCGGTATCGAGCTGATCGAAGACCCGCTCACCAAGGCGCCCCTGGCGGGCGAGAAAATCGGCCAACTGATGGGCTACCTGCTCAACCACGGCGTGCTGATGATTCCTTGTGGCCGTTACAGCAACGTGATGCGCGTGATGCCCTCGCTGACGATCTCGCGTGAGCTGTTCTTCAAGGCACTGGACATCTTCGGCGACGCCCTGGCTGCCCTCAAGGCTTGA
- a CDS encoding methyl-accepting chemotaxis protein has translation MQRQYHEVELAATALHQMSASAQEVARHSHSAADAATAAESASRSGQAVFSTAERSIEALDQRLETTLGQVSALADSSAQIGQVLDVISSIAQQTNLLALNAAIEAARAGEQGRGFAVVADEVRHLASNTQHSVEQVRTVIETLQQLSQSVVHSTQLSREQASGSVVQVQQTRVALERISQAVDVIEQMNQQIASAAMEQSTVVEDISHRVSDIRGISETLASRMDDASKASDSLHHMANHQQQLVAHFRV, from the coding sequence ATGCAGCGTCAGTATCACGAGGTGGAGTTGGCGGCCACCGCGCTGCACCAAATGAGCGCCAGTGCACAGGAAGTAGCGCGCCACTCCCACAGTGCTGCCGACGCCGCCACCGCCGCAGAAAGCGCGAGCCGCTCAGGCCAGGCGGTGTTCTCGACCGCCGAGCGCAGTATCGAGGCCCTTGACCAGCGCCTGGAAACCACCCTTGGGCAGGTCAGCGCGCTGGCCGACAGCAGTGCCCAGATCGGTCAGGTCCTCGACGTCATCAGTTCCATCGCGCAGCAGACCAACTTGTTGGCCTTGAATGCGGCCATCGAAGCGGCAAGGGCCGGCGAGCAGGGTCGTGGTTTTGCGGTGGTGGCCGACGAAGTCCGGCACCTGGCCAGCAACACCCAGCATTCAGTCGAACAGGTGCGCACGGTGATCGAGACGTTGCAACAGCTCAGCCAGTCGGTGGTGCACAGTACCCAACTGAGCCGCGAGCAAGCCAGCGGCAGCGTGGTCCAGGTGCAACAGACGCGGGTGGCACTGGAGCGCATCTCCCAGGCCGTAGACGTGATCGAACAGATGAATCAGCAGATTGCCAGTGCCGCAATGGAGCAAAGCACCGTCGTAGAAGACATCAGCCATCGGGTCAGCGACATTCGCGGTATCAGCGAAACACTCGCCAGCCGGATGGACGATGCTTCAAAAGCCAGCGACTCACTGCATCACATGGCCAATCACCAACAACAACTGGTGGCCCATTTCCGTGTGTAA
- a CDS encoding APC family permease encodes MSVILPHNPPHNAPPKAPDETLDTTSPDRSTQLKRGALGVGFIIFFVVSAASPLSVIAGGFPIGIMLGNGAGTPALLILALLVLLAFSVGYTTLSRHITNAGGFYAFTARGLGGLAGGAAGVLAMFAYNILQVGLYGMFGGVVSGTMESAFGLVLPWWSYSLMAMASIAILGYRKIDLSARVLSVMVIAEYLAILILDFAILKSGGDSGINLDSFSSRQVFSGTPSIGLLFCFAAFIGFEATTIYGEEAKDPQRTIPLATYCSVLLIGGFYALSVWSMVVGVGADKIVPMLQALQDPTTFIYGMSDHFVGPHLTQVIRVLFMVSIYAGLLAFHNAAARYFYAIGRDGLLHRQLGTTHRVHQSPHMGSALQSLISAVVVLIFAAMDADPILQLFAWLSNLATLCVILLMALTSAAVLVFFRRHPELKVGVWRGQIFPGFSCLALWVVLVLAVVHFDVLTGASQMLSYSLCAIIPLALLGGVFLAARLRKVSPQRFLALGSHKL; translated from the coding sequence ATGAGCGTGATTTTGCCCCACAACCCGCCCCACAACGCGCCCCCAAAAGCCCCCGACGAAACCCTCGACACGACGTCGCCCGACCGCTCTACGCAGCTCAAGCGTGGCGCCCTGGGTGTCGGTTTCATCATCTTCTTCGTGGTGTCGGCGGCGAGTCCGCTCAGTGTGATCGCCGGCGGTTTCCCCATTGGCATCATGCTGGGCAATGGCGCGGGCACCCCGGCTTTGCTGATCCTCGCCTTGCTCGTGCTGCTGGCGTTCTCGGTGGGCTATACCACCCTGTCCCGACATATCACCAACGCCGGCGGGTTCTACGCGTTCACCGCCCGTGGGCTGGGTGGCCTGGCCGGCGGTGCTGCCGGGGTATTGGCGATGTTTGCCTATAACATCCTACAGGTCGGCTTGTATGGCATGTTCGGCGGGGTGGTCAGTGGCACCATGGAAAGCGCATTCGGCCTGGTATTGCCCTGGTGGTCCTACTCGCTGATGGCGATGGCGAGCATTGCGATCCTGGGGTATCGCAAGATCGACCTGTCGGCGCGGGTGCTGTCGGTGATGGTGATCGCCGAATACCTGGCGATCCTGATCCTGGATTTCGCCATTCTCAAATCTGGCGGTGACAGCGGCATCAACCTTGACTCATTCAGCAGCCGCCAGGTATTCAGCGGCACGCCGTCCATCGGTTTGCTGTTCTGCTTCGCCGCCTTTATCGGCTTTGAGGCCACCACCATCTACGGTGAAGAGGCCAAGGATCCCCAGCGCACCATCCCGCTTGCCACCTACTGTTCGGTGTTGCTGATCGGTGGTTTCTACGCGTTGTCAGTATGGTCGATGGTGGTGGGGGTAGGGGCGGACAAAATCGTGCCGATGCTGCAGGCGTTGCAGGATCCGACCACATTTATCTATGGCATGTCCGACCACTTTGTCGGCCCGCACCTGACCCAGGTCATCCGCGTGCTGTTCATGGTCAGTATCTATGCCGGGTTGCTCGCCTTTCACAACGCCGCCGCGCGTTACTTCTACGCCATTGGCCGTGACGGTTTGTTGCACCGCCAGTTGGGCACCACCCATCGCGTGCACCAGAGCCCGCATATGGGCTCGGCCTTGCAGAGCCTGATTTCGGCGGTGGTGGTGCTGATTTTCGCGGCGATGGATGCCGATCCGATCCTGCAACTGTTCGCCTGGCTGTCCAACCTGGCGACGTTGTGCGTGATCTTGCTGATGGCGCTGACTTCTGCGGCGGTGCTGGTGTTCTTCCGGCGCCACCCCGAGCTCAAGGTCGGTGTTTGGCGCGGGCAGATTTTCCCCGGTTTCTCGTGCCTTGCACTGTGGGTGGTGCTGGTACTGGCGGTGGTGCATTTCGATGTATTGACCGGTGCCAGCCAAATGTTGTCCTACAGCCTTTGCGCCATTATTCCGCTGGCCTTGTTGGGTGGCGTGTTCCTGGCGGCCAGGTTGCGCAAGGTATCCCCTCAGCGGTTCCTGGCCCTGGGCAGCCACAAACTTTAA
- a CDS encoding aldehyde dehydrogenase family protein, producing MHNYKMLIDGVQVAGERGQFDVINPATGAAFAQCPAGSLGQLDQAVNAAQAAFKSWRHSSHPDRCERLLAIAADIEREADALARLIVQEQGKPLELAFGEVMGAAAWTRYAAAQDIAVELVEETPTQRIELHRKPLGVVASITPWNWPFMIAVWHIMPALRAGNCVISKPSSLTPLSTLGLVEIIARHVPRGVINCVTGEQGFGSAITAHTGIQKIVFTGSTSTGQSVMRGAASNLKRLTLELGGNDAAIVLPGTPVEAVAEEIFQAAFLNMGQTCAALKRLYIHESQYQAFADALTQIAARQVVGDGLDAGVTFGPVQNLEQLELVEALVADARANGARVLCGGARLDRPGFFYPPTLVADVTDGHRLVDEEQFGPVLPLIAYRDVEDVLQRANAGEMGLGGSVWGPDVEQAQALASRLESGVAWVNCHAQIQPNTPFGGSKMSGFGVEFGLEGLLEFTGQQLLFVRKRDAVQGA from the coding sequence ATGCACAACTACAAGATGCTCATCGATGGGGTTCAAGTGGCCGGTGAACGAGGCCAGTTTGACGTGATCAACCCGGCCACCGGTGCTGCATTTGCACAATGCCCGGCAGGCTCGCTGGGGCAACTCGACCAGGCGGTGAATGCCGCGCAGGCGGCTTTCAAAAGCTGGCGCCACAGTAGCCACCCAGACCGTTGTGAACGTTTGCTGGCGATTGCCGCCGATATCGAGCGCGAGGCCGACGCGCTGGCTCGCCTGATTGTGCAGGAGCAAGGCAAGCCGCTGGAGCTGGCGTTTGGCGAGGTCATGGGGGCCGCGGCGTGGACCCGCTACGCAGCGGCTCAAGACATTGCGGTGGAGCTGGTGGAAGAAACCCCCACCCAACGCATCGAGCTGCACCGCAAACCGTTGGGCGTCGTGGCCTCGATCACCCCCTGGAACTGGCCGTTCATGATCGCCGTCTGGCACATCATGCCGGCGCTGCGTGCCGGCAACTGTGTGATCAGCAAGCCGTCGAGCCTGACCCCGTTGAGCACGTTGGGCCTGGTTGAAATCATTGCCCGCCACGTGCCCCGCGGTGTGATCAACTGCGTGACGGGCGAGCAGGGCTTCGGCAGCGCAATCACCGCGCATACCGGCATCCAGAAAATTGTCTTCACCGGTTCCACCAGCACCGGGCAAAGCGTGATGCGGGGGGCCGCCAGCAACCTCAAGCGCCTGACCCTGGAATTGGGTGGTAACGATGCGGCAATTGTATTGCCAGGAACGCCGGTCGAGGCAGTGGCCGAAGAGATCTTCCAGGCCGCCTTTCTCAATATGGGCCAGACCTGTGCGGCCCTCAAACGCTTGTACATCCATGAGTCACAGTACCAGGCCTTTGCTGACGCGCTGACGCAGATCGCAGCGCGCCAGGTGGTGGGGGATGGTCTCGACGCCGGTGTCACGTTCGGGCCGGTGCAGAACCTGGAACAACTGGAACTGGTGGAGGCCTTGGTCGCCGACGCACGCGCCAACGGTGCACGGGTGTTGTGTGGCGGTGCGCGCCTGGACCGCCCGGGTTTTTTCTATCCCCCTACGCTGGTGGCGGACGTCACCGACGGCCATCGACTGGTCGATGAGGAACAGTTCGGCCCTGTGTTGCCCTTGATTGCCTACCGGGATGTCGAAGATGTGCTGCAGCGCGCCAACGCTGGCGAAATGGGGCTCGGTGGCTCGGTCTGGGGGCCGGATGTCGAGCAGGCCCAGGCCTTGGCCAGTCGCCTGGAGAGCGGCGTTGCCTGGGTCAACTGCCATGCGCAGATCCAGCCCAATACGCCGTTTGGTGGCAGCAAAATGTCCGGGTTCGGTGTCGAGTTCGGCCTTGAGGGGTTGCTGGAATTCACGGGCCAGCAACTGCTGTTCGTGCGCAAGCGCGATGCCGTACAGGGAGCTTGA